Proteins encoded together in one Coffea arabica cultivar ET-39 chromosome 2c, Coffea Arabica ET-39 HiFi, whole genome shotgun sequence window:
- the LOC113725296 gene encoding uroporphyrinogen decarboxylase, chloroplastic isoform X2, with the protein MRQAGRYMKSYQAICEKYPSFRERSENVDLVVEISLQPWQVFRPDGVILFSDILTPLSGMNIPFDIVKGKGPVIFDPLSTAADVEKVREFIPEESVPYVGEALTILRKEVNNEAAVLGFVGAPFTLASYVVEGGSSKHFTKIKRLAFSQPKILHALLQKFATSMAKYIRYQADKGAQAVQIFDSWATELSPVDFEEFSLPYLRLIVDSVKQTHPELPLILYASGSGGLLERLPLTGVDVISLDWTVDMAEGRRRLGPDVAVQGNVDPGVLFGSKEFITNRINDTVRKAGKGKHILNLGHGIIVGTPEENVAHFFEVAKGLRY; encoded by the exons ATGAGACAAGCTGGGAGGTACATGAAG AGCTATCAAGCTATATGCGAGAAGTATCCATCTTTCCGTGAAAGATCAGAAAATGTCGACCTTGTGGTGGAAATTTCCCTACAGCCGTGGCAAGTGTTTCGGCCTGATGGG GTCATTCTGTTCTCAGACATTCTTACCCCACTTTCTGGCATGAATATCCCATTTGACATAGTAAAAGGAAAAGGCCCAGTCATATTTGATCCTCTGAGCACAGCTGCTGATGTTGAGAAAGTTAGAGAATTCATTCCAGAAGAGTCAGTTCCATATGTTGGTGAAGCTTTAACAATTTTGCGGAAGGAG GTTAACAATGAAGCAGCAGTGCTTGGATTTGTTGGAGCCCCTTTCACCCTAGCATCATATGTGGTTGAAGGTGGTTCATCCAAGCActttacaaaaatcaaaaggcTAGCTTTCTCACAGCCCAAG ATTCTTCATGCGCTGCTTCAAAAATTTGCAACCTCTATGGCAAAGTATATTCGGTATCAAGCTGACAAGGGAGCTCAAGCTGTTCAGATCTTTGACTCATGGGCAACAGAGCTGAGTCCGGTTGACTTTGAGGAGTTTAGTCTGCCTTATTTAAGACTGATAGTGGATTCCGTGAAACAAACTCATCCAGAACTTCCATTGATTTTATATGCGAGTGGTTCAGGAGGCTTGCTCGAGAGACTACCTTTGACGGGTGTGGATGTGATCAGCTTGGACTGGACTGTTGATATGGCTGAAGGTCGAAGGCGCTTAGGCCCTGACGTAGCAGTGCAGGGTAATGTGGACCCTGGTGTTCTGTTCGGTTCAAAAGAGTTCATCACCAACCGTATCAACGATACTGTAAGGAAAGCTGGAAAAGGTAAACATATTTTGAATCTTGGACACGGCATAATCGTAGGAACGCCGGAGGAGAACGTTGCTCATTTCTTTGAAGTTGCCAAAGGACTTAGATACTAG
- the LOC113725300 gene encoding LOB domain-containing protein 3 isoform X2, with the protein MSAIRFCREKVEKVKIEPDYGHKGLNQIGGGGGGGGEGGRVIRPCAACKQMRRRCSAKKCPFSPYFPPSEPLRFASVHRVFGASNVSKMLAEVPESLRAEVAISLVYEADARLRDPVYGCTAEISALQRQVESLQQLLNSAWDELLKYKNPHHEADIFNAEPPPSHGVALLPSVATTAAFPPPPSPTVLLVPPPPPTSSGSLLLSSSASSNQYCPLSAAADFSTISN; encoded by the exons ATGTCTGCGATAAG ATTTTGCAGGGAAAAGGTTGAGAAGGTAAAGATAGAGCCGGATTATGGGCATAAGGGATTGAATCAaataggaggaggaggaggaggaggaggtgaaGGCGGGAGAGTGATTAGACCTTGCGCCGCCTGCAAGCAAATGAGACGACGCTGTTCAGCAAAAAAATGTCCCTTTTCTCCATATTTTCCCCCTAGCGAACCTCTCAGATTTGCTTCCGTTCACAGAGTCTTTGGTGCAAGCAATGTGTCAAAGATGCTCGCG GAGGTCCCGGAGAGTCTAAGAGCAGAGGTAGCAATTAGTCTTGTATACGAGGCAGATGCGAGGCTAAGAGATCCTGTGTACGGATGCACCgcagaaatttctgctttaCAACGGCAAGTCGAATCATTGCAACAACTACTCAATTCAGCATGGGATGAACTGCTCAAATACAAGAATCCCCATCATGAAGCCGATATCTTTAACGCAGAGCCACCACCTTCCCATGGTGTAGCCTTGCTTCCTTCCGTTGCCACCACCGCTGCTTTCCCTCCTCCCCCTTCTCCAACGGTACTGCTAGTGCCACCGCCCCCTCCCACCAGCTCAGGTTCACTTCTCCTTTCATCCTCTGCTTCGTCCAACCAGTACTGCCCACTATCTGCTGCCGCTGATTTCAGCACCATATCAAATTAA
- the LOC113725297 gene encoding 5-amino-6-(5-phospho-D-ribitylamino)uracil phosphatase, chloroplastic-like: MENALSCTSSSSAPILHHPLSSASFTPQFSSQLRLSRLKRSNSVGQHRNRSLVISKACGPQGNGFPIIPTRIFIEEAIGAEYGEGFETFRPDGPLKIDVDFLNDRLQEGFLQRIRYAMKPDEAYGLVFSWDNVVADTRGLKLNAWKKLAAEEGKEFPEDDEIQRLMLYAGAEHVLHKVLLWEKAENDMDRLKLRLSQLYYDNLLKLSKPVEGLKDWLDAVSTARIPCAVVSSLDRRSMIEALERMGLIKYFQAVVAEEDGMESIAHRFLSAAVKLDRKPSKCVVFEDDPRGITAAHNCTMMAVALIGAHPAYELQQADLAVASFTELSVINLRRLFAHKGSSFMDMQKQIIEKSPPRRKLTIDTIF; encoded by the exons ATGGAAAATGCTCTGAGCTGCACCAGCTCCTCCTCCGCGCCTATTCTCCACCACCCTCTCTCTTCGGCGTCCTTCACTCCTCAGTTTTCTTCACAGCTCCGACTATCG AGACTTAAACGTTCAAACTCAGTAGGCCAGCATCGGAATCGTTCCCTGGTCATAAGCAAGGCTTGTGGGCCCCAAGGAAATGGGTTCCCAATTATCCCCACCAGGATTTTCATCGAAGAG GCAATTGGAGCTGAATATGGAGAGGGATTTGAGACTTTTAGACCAGATGGGCCCCTCAAAATCGATGTG GATTTCTTGAATGATAGGCTACAAGAAGGTTTTCTTCAGAGAATTCGTTATGCCATGAAACCTGATGAAGCATATGGCCTTGTCTTCTCTTGGGACAATGTGGTG GCTGATACTCGAGGTTTGAAGTTAAATGCCTGGAAAAAACTTGCCGCGGAGGAAG GAAAGGAGTTTCCTGAAGACGATGAAATACAAAGACTCATGCTGTACGCTGGTGCTGAACATGTTTTACATAAG GTTTTGCTCTGGGAGAAGGCAGAGAATGATATGGACAGATTAAAACTGAGACTTTCGCAGTTATATTATGACAATCTTCTCAAG CTTTCAAAACCAGTCGAAGGACTAAAAGATTGGTTAGATGCAGTGTCAACTGCACGCATCCCTTGTGCTGTCGTCTCAAGTCTTGATCGGAGAAGTATGATTGAGGCGTTGGAAAGGATGGGTCTTATAAAGTATTTTCAG GCAGTTGTGGCCGAGGAGGATGGTATGGAGTCCATAGCGCACAGGTTTCTTTCTGCTGCAGTGAAG TTGGACAGGAAGCCATCGAAGTGTGTGGTTTTTGAAGATGATCCAAGGGGGATAACTGCTGCTCATAACTGTACAATGATGGCTGTAGCATTAATTGGTGCTCACCCGGC GTATGAGCTACAGCAGGCTGACCTTGCGGTCGCCAGCTTTACTGAGCTCTCTGTTATCAACCTTCGAAGATTGTTTGCGCATAAAGGTTCCTCTTTCATGGACATGCAGAAGCAAATAATCGAGAAATCTCCTCCTAGAAGGAAGCTTACCATTGACACAATTTTCTAA
- the LOC113725298 gene encoding uncharacterized protein, translating into MVYQPRMRKRVNAYPIRRAPDGSAFQKCERCGRSVAIALADMHECESNNSLKKLKRPRQSGNVKSQNIEDQPRSAFRFFMEELLDIHKEENEIAIDSKGFEMWKKMSKQARQPYLVKAEKVNSAHTKALLEEENDMSWVK; encoded by the exons ATGGTGTACCAGCCAAGAATGAGAAAAAGGGTCAATGCATACCCCATTCGCCGTGCTCCTGATGGAagtgctttccagaaatg TGAAAGGTGTGGTCGTTCTGTAGCAATTGCTTTGGCTGATATGCACGAGTGTGAGTCAAATAATAGCCTGAAGAAACTGAAAAGGCCGCGGCAGAGCGGAAATGTTAAATCGCAGAACATTGAAGATCAACCCAGATCAGCATTCCGCTTTTTCAT GGAAGAATTGTTGGACATTCACAAGGAGGAAAATGAGATTGCAATTGATAGCAAGGGCTTTGAGATGTGGAAGAAAATGTCTAAACAG GCGAGGCAACCATATCTCGTGAAAGCGGAAAAGGTGAACTCGGCTCACACAAAAGCTCTGCTCGAAGAGGAAAATGATATGTCATGGGTGAAGTGA
- the LOC113725296 gene encoding uroporphyrinogen decarboxylase, chloroplastic isoform X1 yields MSCIYSSVSSFSIPSNSNFSSWRLNSKPSPSICCAVGGTVAEPKTVSVTEPLLLNAARGKVVDRPPVWLMRQAGRYMKSYQAICEKYPSFRERSENVDLVVEISLQPWQVFRPDGVILFSDILTPLSGMNIPFDIVKGKGPVIFDPLSTAADVEKVREFIPEESVPYVGEALTILRKEVNNEAAVLGFVGAPFTLASYVVEGGSSKHFTKIKRLAFSQPKILHALLQKFATSMAKYIRYQADKGAQAVQIFDSWATELSPVDFEEFSLPYLRLIVDSVKQTHPELPLILYASGSGGLLERLPLTGVDVISLDWTVDMAEGRRRLGPDVAVQGNVDPGVLFGSKEFITNRINDTVRKAGKGKHILNLGHGIIVGTPEENVAHFFEVAKGLRY; encoded by the exons ATGTCTTGCATTTACAGCTCGGTTTCTTCTTTCTCAATCCCCTCAAATTCAAACTTCAGTTCCTGGCGTTTGAATTCCAAGCCCAGTCCCAGCATATGCTGCGCCGTTGGAG GGACTGTTGCCGAACCAAAAACCGTCAGTGTCACTGAGCCTTTGTTGCTTAATGCTGCTCGAGGAAAAGTAGTGGACAGACCACCGGTTTGGCTGATGAGACAAGCTGGGAGGTACATGAAG AGCTATCAAGCTATATGCGAGAAGTATCCATCTTTCCGTGAAAGATCAGAAAATGTCGACCTTGTGGTGGAAATTTCCCTACAGCCGTGGCAAGTGTTTCGGCCTGATGGG GTCATTCTGTTCTCAGACATTCTTACCCCACTTTCTGGCATGAATATCCCATTTGACATAGTAAAAGGAAAAGGCCCAGTCATATTTGATCCTCTGAGCACAGCTGCTGATGTTGAGAAAGTTAGAGAATTCATTCCAGAAGAGTCAGTTCCATATGTTGGTGAAGCTTTAACAATTTTGCGGAAGGAG GTTAACAATGAAGCAGCAGTGCTTGGATTTGTTGGAGCCCCTTTCACCCTAGCATCATATGTGGTTGAAGGTGGTTCATCCAAGCActttacaaaaatcaaaaggcTAGCTTTCTCACAGCCCAAG ATTCTTCATGCGCTGCTTCAAAAATTTGCAACCTCTATGGCAAAGTATATTCGGTATCAAGCTGACAAGGGAGCTCAAGCTGTTCAGATCTTTGACTCATGGGCAACAGAGCTGAGTCCGGTTGACTTTGAGGAGTTTAGTCTGCCTTATTTAAGACTGATAGTGGATTCCGTGAAACAAACTCATCCAGAACTTCCATTGATTTTATATGCGAGTGGTTCAGGAGGCTTGCTCGAGAGACTACCTTTGACGGGTGTGGATGTGATCAGCTTGGACTGGACTGTTGATATGGCTGAAGGTCGAAGGCGCTTAGGCCCTGACGTAGCAGTGCAGGGTAATGTGGACCCTGGTGTTCTGTTCGGTTCAAAAGAGTTCATCACCAACCGTATCAACGATACTGTAAGGAAAGCTGGAAAAGGTAAACATATTTTGAATCTTGGACACGGCATAATCGTAGGAACGCCGGAGGAGAACGTTGCTCATTTCTTTGAAGTTGCCAAAGGACTTAGATACTAG
- the LOC113725300 gene encoding LOB domain-containing protein 3 isoform X1, with amino-acid sequence MSAIRFCREKVEKVKIEPDYGHKGLNQIGGGGGGGGEGGRVIRPCAACKQMRRRCSAKKCPFSPYFPPSEPLRFASVHRVFGASNVSKMLAVWYGEVPESLRAEVAISLVYEADARLRDPVYGCTAEISALQRQVESLQQLLNSAWDELLKYKNPHHEADIFNAEPPPSHGVALLPSVATTAAFPPPPSPTVLLVPPPPPTSSGSLLLSSSASSNQYCPLSAAADFSTISN; translated from the exons ATGTCTGCGATAAG ATTTTGCAGGGAAAAGGTTGAGAAGGTAAAGATAGAGCCGGATTATGGGCATAAGGGATTGAATCAaataggaggaggaggaggaggaggaggtgaaGGCGGGAGAGTGATTAGACCTTGCGCCGCCTGCAAGCAAATGAGACGACGCTGTTCAGCAAAAAAATGTCCCTTTTCTCCATATTTTCCCCCTAGCGAACCTCTCAGATTTGCTTCCGTTCACAGAGTCTTTGGTGCAAGCAATGTGTCAAAGATGCTCGCGGTATGGTatggg GAGGTCCCGGAGAGTCTAAGAGCAGAGGTAGCAATTAGTCTTGTATACGAGGCAGATGCGAGGCTAAGAGATCCTGTGTACGGATGCACCgcagaaatttctgctttaCAACGGCAAGTCGAATCATTGCAACAACTACTCAATTCAGCATGGGATGAACTGCTCAAATACAAGAATCCCCATCATGAAGCCGATATCTTTAACGCAGAGCCACCACCTTCCCATGGTGTAGCCTTGCTTCCTTCCGTTGCCACCACCGCTGCTTTCCCTCCTCCCCCTTCTCCAACGGTACTGCTAGTGCCACCGCCCCCTCCCACCAGCTCAGGTTCACTTCTCCTTTCATCCTCTGCTTCGTCCAACCAGTACTGCCCACTATCTGCTGCCGCTGATTTCAGCACCATATCAAATTAA
- the LOC113725299 gene encoding WEB family protein At2g38370 isoform X2, with product MAEATESAMTETKKVINPRVEIDTSPPFESVKEAVDRFGGGGPWLPHHLLGLAAHHHGTEVFDIDKVEEQAAQLERDLIMKEQETLNVLKEVEATKRFVEGLKLNLIQEMTAFMESPDLKPESQDSAGRLNLCPVVSPGLISMELNQAKMNLCKTTTNLAVIRASVETLNNKMKGENVLLEKNSDRKIPNSSKLLSAQEDCDRCRVMPDEDRNLLTPKNPETSIDILRDVKEVNFEAEQFKKMTEASRYEVMKAMSEIERTKTSIKMAEMRLTAARKMEEAAKAVEAIALAERSALLDGNNSPDIFLHKPGGITLSIEEYNSLTHKAQQAEELCKTKFVDMNTLRQTDCANQSEVTILKKLETTKQETRRCKKSLEEALGSEDGCDRKRLGFDDYGGKGASEVDQMGYSGHNSAKYRFRNSRPASAQRGSEALNENEPNVVKDKVYRSTISIGDILSRKLILQDDIVVGNHVDSHAERQEVSLSQMLREQSGLLLHPTKSMKDGTLDKQFYTQRKKFGFIHVSIPRHSKKKAQV from the exons ATGGCGGAAGCCACAGAATCTGCAATGACAGAGACCAAGAAGGTGATCAATCCCAGAGTTGAAATCGATACTTCACCGCCCTTTGAGTCGGTTAAGGAGGCTGTAGACCGTTTTGGAGGGGGTGGTCCTTGGTTGCCCCATCACTTGCTTGGTTTGGCTGCTCACCAT CATGGCACCGAGGTCTTTGACATTGATAAAGTGGAGGAGCAAGCTGCACAATTGGAGAGGGACCTCATCATGAAAGAGCAGGAAACGCTTAATGTATTGAAGGAAGTGGAAGCTACAAAAAGATTTGTTGAAGGCCTAAAGTTGAACTTAATTCAAGAAATGACTGCTTTCATGGAAAGTCCCGATTTGAAGCCAGAAAGCCAGGATTCAGCTGGGAGATTAAACTTGTGTCCTGTTGTCTCACCTGGTTTAATCTCAATGGAATTGAACCAAGCTAAGATGAACCTCTGTAAGACAACCACAAATCTTGCGGTGATTCGAGCTTCTGTTGAGACTCTGAATAATAAAATGAAGGGAGAAAATGTTTTGCTTGAAAAGAACAGTGATAGGAAAATCCCAAATTCTTCTAAATTACTCTCAGCTCAGGAGGATTGTGATAGATGCAGAGTAATGCCAGATGAAGACCGAAATTTGCTAACTCCCAAGAACCCCGAAACCTCAATAGACATCTTGAGGGATGTCAAAGAAGTAAATTTTGAGGCTGAGCAATTCAAGAAAATGACAGAGGCTTCCAGATATGAGGTTATGAAGGCAATGTCCGAAATTGAACGAACAAAGACCAGCATCAAGATGGCTGAAATGAGGTTAACAGCTGCCAGAAAAATGGAAGAAGCAGCTAAGGCTGTGGAGGCTATTGCTCTTGCCGAAAGGAGTGCTCTATTAGATGGCAACAATTCACCAGATATATTCTTGCATAAGCCTGGTGGAATAACTCTGTCCATTGAGGAGTACAACTCCCTTACTCACAAGGCCCAACAAGCTGAAGAGCTGTGTAAGACCAAGTTTGTAGATATGAATACCTTGCGCCAGACTGATTGCGCAAATCAATCAGAAGTAACCATCTTGAAGAAgctagaaacaacaaaacaagaaaCTAGACGCTGTAAAAAATCCCTTGAAGAGGCTTTGGGCAGTGAAGACGGTTGTGATAGGAAAAGGTTGGGATTTGACGACTACGGTGGTAAGGGTGCTTCCGAAGTGGATCAAATGGGATACTCGGGGCATAATTCTGCAAAATACAGGTTTAGAAACTCCCGTCCAGCTTCTGCCCAGAGAGGGTCTGAGGCACTGAATGAAAATGAACCAAATGTAGTTAAAGACAAAGTTTATAGGTCTACCATTTCCATTGGCGATATACTAAGCAGGAAGTTGATTCTGCAAGATGATATTGTAGTGGGAAATCATGTTGACAGCCACGCTGAAAGGCAAGAGGTGTCTTTGAGCCAAATGCTTCGTGAACAAAGCGGACTTCTATTGCACCCTACAAAATCTATGAAAGATGGGACTCTGGACAAGCAATTCTATACTCAGAGGAAGAAATTTGGATTTATTCATGTAAGTATTCCCAGGCAcagcaagaaaaaagcacaggTCTAA
- the LOC113725299 gene encoding WEB family protein At2g38370 isoform X1: MAEATESAMTETKKVINPRVEIDTSPPFESVKEAVDRFGGGGPWLPHHLLGLAAHHQHGTEVFDIDKVEEQAAQLERDLIMKEQETLNVLKEVEATKRFVEGLKLNLIQEMTAFMESPDLKPESQDSAGRLNLCPVVSPGLISMELNQAKMNLCKTTTNLAVIRASVETLNNKMKGENVLLEKNSDRKIPNSSKLLSAQEDCDRCRVMPDEDRNLLTPKNPETSIDILRDVKEVNFEAEQFKKMTEASRYEVMKAMSEIERTKTSIKMAEMRLTAARKMEEAAKAVEAIALAERSALLDGNNSPDIFLHKPGGITLSIEEYNSLTHKAQQAEELCKTKFVDMNTLRQTDCANQSEVTILKKLETTKQETRRCKKSLEEALGSEDGCDRKRLGFDDYGGKGASEVDQMGYSGHNSAKYRFRNSRPASAQRGSEALNENEPNVVKDKVYRSTISIGDILSRKLILQDDIVVGNHVDSHAERQEVSLSQMLREQSGLLLHPTKSMKDGTLDKQFYTQRKKFGFIHVSIPRHSKKKAQV, translated from the exons ATGGCGGAAGCCACAGAATCTGCAATGACAGAGACCAAGAAGGTGATCAATCCCAGAGTTGAAATCGATACTTCACCGCCCTTTGAGTCGGTTAAGGAGGCTGTAGACCGTTTTGGAGGGGGTGGTCCTTGGTTGCCCCATCACTTGCTTGGTTTGGCTGCTCACCAT CAGCATGGCACCGAGGTCTTTGACATTGATAAAGTGGAGGAGCAAGCTGCACAATTGGAGAGGGACCTCATCATGAAAGAGCAGGAAACGCTTAATGTATTGAAGGAAGTGGAAGCTACAAAAAGATTTGTTGAAGGCCTAAAGTTGAACTTAATTCAAGAAATGACTGCTTTCATGGAAAGTCCCGATTTGAAGCCAGAAAGCCAGGATTCAGCTGGGAGATTAAACTTGTGTCCTGTTGTCTCACCTGGTTTAATCTCAATGGAATTGAACCAAGCTAAGATGAACCTCTGTAAGACAACCACAAATCTTGCGGTGATTCGAGCTTCTGTTGAGACTCTGAATAATAAAATGAAGGGAGAAAATGTTTTGCTTGAAAAGAACAGTGATAGGAAAATCCCAAATTCTTCTAAATTACTCTCAGCTCAGGAGGATTGTGATAGATGCAGAGTAATGCCAGATGAAGACCGAAATTTGCTAACTCCCAAGAACCCCGAAACCTCAATAGACATCTTGAGGGATGTCAAAGAAGTAAATTTTGAGGCTGAGCAATTCAAGAAAATGACAGAGGCTTCCAGATATGAGGTTATGAAGGCAATGTCCGAAATTGAACGAACAAAGACCAGCATCAAGATGGCTGAAATGAGGTTAACAGCTGCCAGAAAAATGGAAGAAGCAGCTAAGGCTGTGGAGGCTATTGCTCTTGCCGAAAGGAGTGCTCTATTAGATGGCAACAATTCACCAGATATATTCTTGCATAAGCCTGGTGGAATAACTCTGTCCATTGAGGAGTACAACTCCCTTACTCACAAGGCCCAACAAGCTGAAGAGCTGTGTAAGACCAAGTTTGTAGATATGAATACCTTGCGCCAGACTGATTGCGCAAATCAATCAGAAGTAACCATCTTGAAGAAgctagaaacaacaaaacaagaaaCTAGACGCTGTAAAAAATCCCTTGAAGAGGCTTTGGGCAGTGAAGACGGTTGTGATAGGAAAAGGTTGGGATTTGACGACTACGGTGGTAAGGGTGCTTCCGAAGTGGATCAAATGGGATACTCGGGGCATAATTCTGCAAAATACAGGTTTAGAAACTCCCGTCCAGCTTCTGCCCAGAGAGGGTCTGAGGCACTGAATGAAAATGAACCAAATGTAGTTAAAGACAAAGTTTATAGGTCTACCATTTCCATTGGCGATATACTAAGCAGGAAGTTGATTCTGCAAGATGATATTGTAGTGGGAAATCATGTTGACAGCCACGCTGAAAGGCAAGAGGTGTCTTTGAGCCAAATGCTTCGTGAACAAAGCGGACTTCTATTGCACCCTACAAAATCTATGAAAGATGGGACTCTGGACAAGCAATTCTATACTCAGAGGAAGAAATTTGGATTTATTCATGTAAGTATTCCCAGGCAcagcaagaaaaaagcacaggTCTAA